A single genomic interval of Bradyrhizobium sp. AZCC 1693 harbors:
- a CDS encoding acyl-CoA dehydrogenase, translating into MSVRPQAKDKPAAASFQWDDPFLLDDQLTEDERMIRDTARAYAQDKLLPRIVKAYLEEKTDREIFNEMGELGLIGITLPEEYGCANASYVAYGLVAREIERVDSGYRSMNSVQSSLVMYPIYAYGDENQRKKYLPKLATGEWVGCFGLTEPDAGSDPNGMKTRAEKVSDGYKLTGSKMWISNAPIADVFVVWAKSAAHDNQIRGFILEKGMKGLSAPKIGGKLSLRASITGEIVMDGVVVPEDALLPNVSGLKGPFGCLNRARYGISWGAMGAAEDCMHRARQYTLDRKQFGRPLAATQLVQKKLADMETEIALGLQASLRVGRLMDEGKMAPEMISIVKRNNCGKALDIARVSRDMHGGNGIQIEYHVMRHTANLETVNTYEGTHDVHALILGRAITGIQAFS; encoded by the coding sequence ATGAGCGTGCGCCCTCAAGCCAAGGACAAGCCGGCGGCGGCTTCTTTCCAGTGGGACGACCCGTTCCTGCTCGACGACCAGCTCACCGAAGACGAGCGCATGATCCGCGACACCGCGCGCGCCTATGCGCAGGACAAGCTGTTGCCGCGCATCGTCAAGGCCTATCTCGAAGAGAAGACCGACCGCGAGATCTTCAACGAGATGGGCGAGCTCGGCCTGATCGGTATCACGTTGCCGGAGGAATATGGCTGTGCGAACGCGAGCTACGTCGCCTATGGCCTTGTGGCGCGCGAGATCGAGCGCGTCGATAGCGGCTATCGCTCGATGAACTCGGTGCAGTCATCGCTGGTGATGTACCCGATCTACGCCTATGGCGACGAGAACCAGCGCAAGAAATACCTGCCGAAGCTCGCGACCGGCGAGTGGGTCGGCTGCTTCGGCCTGACCGAGCCGGACGCCGGTTCCGATCCCAACGGCATGAAGACCCGCGCCGAGAAGGTTTCCGACGGCTACAAGCTGACCGGCAGCAAGATGTGGATTTCCAACGCGCCGATCGCCGACGTCTTCGTCGTCTGGGCGAAATCGGCCGCGCATGACAACCAGATCCGCGGCTTCATTCTCGAGAAGGGCATGAAGGGCCTGTCGGCGCCGAAGATCGGCGGCAAGCTTTCCTTGCGCGCCTCGATCACCGGCGAGATCGTGATGGATGGCGTGGTGGTGCCGGAAGACGCGCTGCTGCCCAACGTATCCGGCCTCAAGGGCCCGTTCGGCTGCCTCAACCGTGCCCGCTATGGCATTTCCTGGGGCGCGATGGGCGCCGCTGAAGACTGCATGCACCGCGCCCGCCAGTACACGCTCGACCGCAAGCAGTTCGGCCGGCCGCTGGCGGCAACCCAGCTGGTGCAGAAGAAGCTCGCCGACATGGAGACGGAAATCGCGCTGGGCTTGCAGGCCTCGTTGCGCGTCGGCCGCCTGATGGACGAGGGCAAGATGGCGCCGGAGATGATCTCGATCGTCAAGCGCAACAATTGCGGCAAGGCGCTCGACATCGCGCGGGTATCCCGCGACATGCACGGCGGCAACGGCATCCAGATCGAGTACCACGTGATGCGCCACACCGCGAATTTGGAAACCGTGAACACCTACGAAGGCACCCACGACGTCCACGCCCTGATCCTGGGCCGGGCGATCACCGGCATTCAGGCGTTTTCGTAA
- a CDS encoding DUF1499 domain-containing protein, which translates to MARRFSAPYQSEPVSSLATWSRNLAIFAVVAVVVSILIVRFGFLEMKPALATFFGALGCAVLSILVGLAAFAAIWQNGSRGMGRILLAFLINTLLLAYPAYLALQYRKLPPIHDITTDPIDPPRFEALARLRSGEGANSAVYAGLYSAEQQRIAYPDIETVELEVPPQRAYEVTLALVTKRKWLVIDERPPQLPRRIGRIEAVARTPIMGFREDISIRITPDGEESRVDIRSSSRYFESDLGSNAARVSKLIEDINSAVDNAKPAQKKPQAPAKVQPKTVKK; encoded by the coding sequence ATGGCCCGAAGGTTTTCCGCTCCCTACCAGTCGGAGCCCGTGTCCAGCCTCGCCACCTGGTCGCGCAACCTCGCTATTTTCGCTGTGGTCGCGGTGGTGGTCTCGATCCTCATCGTCCGCTTCGGCTTTCTGGAGATGAAGCCGGCGCTGGCGACCTTCTTCGGCGCGCTCGGCTGCGCCGTGCTGTCGATCCTGGTCGGCCTCGCCGCCTTTGCTGCAATCTGGCAGAACGGGTCGCGCGGCATGGGCCGGATCCTGCTGGCGTTCCTGATCAATACCCTGCTGCTTGCCTACCCGGCCTACCTCGCTTTGCAATACCGCAAGCTGCCGCCGATCCACGACATCACTACCGATCCGATCGATCCGCCGCGCTTCGAGGCCCTGGCGCGCTTACGCAGCGGCGAAGGCGCCAACTCCGCGGTCTATGCCGGGCTCTATTCGGCCGAACAGCAGCGGATCGCCTATCCCGATATCGAGACCGTGGAGCTCGAAGTCCCGCCGCAGCGGGCCTATGAGGTAACGCTGGCGCTGGTCACCAAGCGCAAATGGCTCGTGATCGACGAACGGCCGCCGCAGCTCCCGCGCCGCATCGGCCGCATCGAGGCGGTGGCGCGGACGCCGATCATGGGATTTCGCGAGGATATCTCGATCCGCATCACGCCCGACGGCGAGGAATCGCGCGTCGATATCCGCTCTTCCTCGCGCTATTTCGAAAGCGACCTCGGCAGCAACGCCGCGCGCGTCTCCAAGCTGATCGAGGACATCAATTCGGCCGTCGACAACGCCAAGCCGGCGCAGAAGAAACCGCAGGCGCCGGCCAAGGTGCAGCCGAAGACGGTGAAGAAGTGA
- the ribB gene encoding 3,4-dihydroxy-2-butanone-4-phosphate synthase: MADTIQEVLQAFAKGELVVVTDDDDREGEGDLIVAASLCTAEKMAFIIRHTSGIVCAPITTDDARRLRLDPMVAHNESSHTTAFTVSIDYKPDGGTGISADERASCCRALANPNAGANDFARPGHIFPLIARDGGVLLRSGHTEAAVDLCKLSGLPPVGVISELMNDDGTVMKGEQVARFAATYKLKHVTIADMIAYRQAREKLIERVATFTTDSPIGPLQGYAYRSPFDEIAHVAFVYNGIGDGKNVLTRLHKPNIVKDLFTGQARMQVVLNHFEKAGRGVLVYLRDGAAGVPVEPVGEQKTAEADRNRQWREVGVGAQILRDLGITSIVNLTSSVHDYKGLSGFGIEIVSNEKLEG; encoded by the coding sequence ATGGCCGATACCATCCAGGAAGTTCTGCAAGCCTTTGCCAAGGGTGAGCTCGTCGTCGTGACCGACGATGACGACCGCGAGGGCGAGGGCGATTTGATCGTCGCGGCCTCGCTCTGCACCGCGGAGAAGATGGCATTCATCATCCGCCATACCTCCGGCATCGTCTGCGCGCCGATCACCACCGACGACGCCCGCAGGCTGCGGCTCGATCCGATGGTGGCGCATAATGAGTCCAGCCATACCACCGCCTTCACGGTCTCGATCGATTACAAGCCCGATGGCGGCACCGGCATTTCGGCGGACGAGCGCGCCTCCTGCTGCCGCGCGCTCGCCAATCCCAATGCCGGCGCCAACGACTTTGCCCGGCCCGGCCACATCTTCCCGCTGATCGCCCGCGACGGCGGCGTGCTGTTGCGCTCCGGCCATACCGAGGCGGCGGTCGATCTCTGCAAGCTTTCAGGGTTGCCGCCGGTCGGCGTCATCTCCGAGTTGATGAACGACGACGGCACCGTGATGAAGGGCGAGCAGGTCGCGCGCTTCGCCGCCACCTACAAGCTCAAGCACGTCACGATCGCTGACATGATCGCCTACCGCCAGGCGCGCGAAAAGCTGATCGAGCGGGTCGCGACCTTCACCACCGACAGCCCGATCGGGCCGCTGCAGGGCTATGCCTATCGCTCGCCATTCGACGAGATTGCGCATGTCGCCTTCGTCTATAATGGCATCGGCGACGGCAAGAATGTGCTGACGCGGCTGCACAAGCCGAACATCGTCAAGGATCTCTTCACCGGCCAGGCGCGCATGCAGGTCGTGCTGAACCATTTCGAGAAAGCCGGCCGCGGCGTGCTGGTCTATTTGCGCGACGGCGCAGCCGGGGTTCCCGTCGAGCCGGTCGGCGAACAGAAAACCGCGGAGGCCGATCGCAACCGGCAATGGCGTGAAGTCGGCGTCGGCGCCCAGATCCTGCGCGATCTCGGTATCACCTCGATCGTCAACCTCACGTCGTCCGTGCACGACTACAAGGGACTGTCCGGTTTCGGCATCGAGATCGTCTCCAACGAAAAGTTGGAGGGATGA
- a CDS encoding MBL fold metallo-hydrolase, which yields MADNDDIPFNRDFPLKPGVVDEARPGVRRVLCNNPSPFTFTGTVSYIVGKGKVAIIDPGPDDEAHAKALLDAVRGETVTHILVTHTHRDHSPNTARIKAATGAPVYAEGPHRASRPRFESEKHNPESGADRDFRPDIEVKNGDVIEGQGWALEAVATPGHTANHLAFAWPERKINFVGDHVMGWSTSIVAPPDGSMIDYMASLARLEAREEDLYFSGHGPEIPEGPRYVRFLTRHRQAREASILHRLAKGEADIPTMVRAIYIGIDPRLTNAAGYSVLAHLEDLVARGIVATDGDPVIGGTYRMANG from the coding sequence ATGGCCGACAACGACGACATCCCGTTCAACCGCGACTTCCCGCTCAAGCCCGGCGTTGTGGACGAAGCCCGCCCCGGCGTGCGGCGTGTCCTCTGCAACAATCCGAGCCCGTTCACCTTCACCGGCACGGTCAGCTACATCGTGGGCAAGGGCAAGGTCGCGATCATCGATCCCGGGCCCGATGACGAAGCACATGCCAAGGCGCTGCTCGACGCCGTGCGCGGCGAGACCGTGACGCATATTCTCGTCACCCATACCCATCGCGACCACTCGCCGAACACCGCGCGGATCAAGGCCGCTACCGGCGCGCCGGTTTATGCGGAGGGGCCACATCGCGCCTCGCGGCCGCGCTTCGAGAGCGAGAAGCACAATCCGGAGTCAGGTGCTGACCGCGATTTCCGGCCCGATATCGAAGTGAAGAACGGCGACGTCATCGAAGGGCAGGGCTGGGCGCTGGAGGCGGTCGCAACGCCGGGCCACACTGCCAATCATCTGGCATTCGCGTGGCCTGAGCGGAAGATCAACTTCGTCGGCGACCATGTGATGGGATGGTCGACCTCGATCGTGGCGCCGCCGGACGGATCGATGATCGACTACATGGCCTCGCTGGCGCGGCTGGAAGCCCGCGAGGAGGATCTGTATTTCTCCGGCCACGGGCCGGAAATCCCGGAAGGACCGCGTTACGTCCGTTTCCTGACCCGGCACCGCCAGGCCCGCGAAGCCTCGATCCTGCATCGCCTCGCCAAGGGCGAGGCCGACATCCCGACCATGGTGCGCGCGATCTATATCGGCATCGATCCGCGGCTGACGAATGCCGCCGGCTATTCCGTGCTGGCTCACCTGGAAGACCTGGTCGCGCGCGGGATCGTGGCGACGGACGGCGATCCGGTGATCGGCGGGACGTATCGGATGGCGAATGGTTAG